The following proteins are co-located in the Sporosarcina pasteurii genome:
- a CDS encoding zinc ribbon domain-containing protein, which produces MSLRPCPSCQNSVSRQAEFCPNCGHTFKSSKNGGVGITFWGIVGAIILAVVILSFC; this is translated from the coding sequence ATGAGTTTAAGGCCATGTCCATCTTGTCAGAACAGTGTCTCGAGACAAGCTGAATTCTGTCCGAACTGTGGACATACGTTCAAAAGTAGCAAAAATGGCGGCGTTGGCATCACCTTTTGGGGGATCGTAGGTGCAATCATTCTTGCAGTTGTTATTTTATCATTTTGTTAA
- a CDS encoding putative holin-like toxin gives MPMSVYEALMFAVTFAALVVAILSFNQKK, from the coding sequence ATGCCAATGTCAGTATACGAAGCATTAATGTTTGCAGTAACTTTCGCAGCATTAGTTGTCGCAATACTGTCATTCAATCAAAAGAAATAA